The DNA window GTTCACCCGCCGCGACGCACCCATTGCCGGACAGCGGTGGAACGCAGGATCGCAAAACAGGCCAGCACGCAGACCACGACGACGCCGACGCCGGTCCAGGCCAACCCGGCGCCCCACAACGGTCCCAGCGAAACGCCCTCGTCGTAGTGCGGGCGGGCGGCCTCCGGCACCGTCGCGGCGAACTTGTCCACCAGCTGCTGGATCCGCTGCTGCTCGGCAGCGGACACCCCGTCCGCGCCGAGATCCTTGGCGAGCCCGGCCACCTGGTCGTTCTGCTCGTCGGTGAACCCGGGAAACCGCGCCCTGGCGTCCCCCGCCCCGACACCGTGCAGCGCGCAGGACAGGGCGTCACCGGTGGCCACGTCGAAGGCCTGCGCACCCGAGCCGCATTCGGCACCGGGATGGGAAAACTGGACGACATAGGTGTTGTCGGCCGCGCGCTGCTCCGCGAACCCGATCAAAATCGAGACAGCCGCGACCGCGCCCAGCCCGATGGCAACGACCACGGCGAGTGTCAGCAGCGAAATCCGCATCCCCGGATTGTCACCGCGCTCGTCCGGGATCGGTCCCCAGCAACCGGCTCGCCAGCGGTCAAGCCGATGCGTACTCGTCCCGATCGACCGCGCTGATCGACACGATCTCTTCGTGATCACCAAACCCGGCGACCACGCGCAATCTTCCGCCCAGAGCAGCGATGTAGCGCTGCAGGGTTTCGACCTCCATCTGGGCGGGGTCACCCTTTTCGATGGCACTCACGCGCGGTTGCTTGACCCCCATGCGTTCAGCGACCTGCGTCTGGCTCAGCCCTACGCGTTCGCGCAATTCGCTCAACCGGTACCCAAGTACGTATGCGTGAGTACGCGCACTGGCTTCGGACCGCGCCGCCTGCAGGTCACGGTCAGCTTCCTGATCGATCTCGCGCTTTCGCGCCTTTACGTCCTTCCAATCAGCCATCGTCGACCTCCGCTGCGGCGGTATGCGCCTCGTATCGTTCTTCAGCTAGTGGTATCGCTTTTCGATACCATTTTTCCCACTGCCCTTCCTTGTTTCCCGCGACAAGGAGGGCCGCGCAGCGTCGAGGATCGAACACGAAAAGTATGCGAACCTCCGATGTCCCCGTCGACGCTGGCCGAAGTTCCTTCATGTTGTGGATGCGCGAGCCCTTGATGCGGTCCGCCAGCGGCCTTCCGAGCGAAGGCCCTTCCTCCGCGAGGAGATCGATTGCGTGTTCCACCAGATCCGCGCTGTCCGGATCCTCTTGAACCAACTCCAGGAACCAGGCGGTCACCTCGGGGTGCAGCTGGATCTCCCAGGCCATGATGCAACTATAACATCTAGGTTATAGTTTTGCCAGGCGTTCACCCAGTCCTAGCGAGGCCAGACAGCACGAAACCCCCTGTTGCCAGGGGGTTTCGTGGTCTTGCTGTCTCAACCAGACGCGCGCCCGAAGGGATTCGAACCCCTAACCTTCTGATCCGTAGTCAGATGCTCTATCCGTTGAGCTACGGGCGCAGTGTTCAGTTGTCGCCGATCGGGATCGGCGGTGGTGCTCGAGCGAGTCGAGCACCGGCGGAGGCTCCGGGATTTGAACCCGGGAGGGGGGTTACCCCCAACCGCATTAGCAGTGCGGCGCCATAGACCAGACTAGGCGAAGCCTCCCAGGCCCAACGACCACTGCCGAGACAGATTACACAGGGTCTTCCGGACCGGGCAAAGCACCCCCCTCGATCACCGGTGCAGCACCTTGAGCAGGCGCGGAGAGCGTCCGCCGAGGCCTTCGGCTTCGAAGACGGCGAGGCCGACCCTCGGCAGCTCGCGCACGCCGGGGTACACCAGGTAGCGCGGCAGCCAGCGTGGCTGGAACTTGGCGTTGAAGCGGTACAGGGTTTCGATCTGGATCCACTTCGAAAAGAAGCCGATGACGTTCGCGGTCAGGCGCGCGACCGGGCCCGCGCCGATGCGCCTGCCCTGTTCGAGCACGGCGCGGAAGGCGGCGAAGTTGAGCGAAACGTGACGAATCCCATGCTCGCGCGCCGCGATGAGCAGCTCCGAGATCATCAGCTCGTTCACGCCGTTGTCCGCGGAGCGGTCGCGGCGCATCACATCCAGCGAGAGCCCCTGCTCGCCCCACGGCACGAACTGGAGCAGGCCG is part of the Amycolatopsis sp. CA-230715 genome and encodes:
- a CDS encoding type II toxin-antitoxin system RelE/ParE family toxin; translated protein: MAWEIQLHPEVTAWFLELVQEDPDSADLVEHAIDLLAEEGPSLGRPLADRIKGSRIHNMKELRPASTGTSEVRILFVFDPRRCAALLVAGNKEGQWEKWYRKAIPLAEERYEAHTAAAEVDDG
- a CDS encoding XRE family transcriptional regulator; translation: MADWKDVKARKREIDQEADRDLQAARSEASARTHAYVLGYRLSELRERVGLSQTQVAERMGVKQPRVSAIEKGDPAQMEVETLQRYIAALGGRLRVVAGFGDHEEIVSISAVDRDEYASA